From Pandoraea norimbergensis, the proteins below share one genomic window:
- a CDS encoding ABC transporter permease: MMASPSTPQSPTPTPPASSTPPVAPARTPASADKPRNPHAWRRHLANIYRLGVKELWSLVRDPMMLVLIIYTFTASVYSSATAQPDTLHLAPIAIVDEDASPLSARIVSAFYPPQFAQPRMISADAVDRGMDEGAYTFALNIPPNFQADVLAGRHAEVQLNVDATRMSQAFSGSGYVQQIVSAEVREFVQRYRSNAELPVELALRVRFNPTLERAWFGALMQIINNITMLSIILTGAALIREREHGTIEHLLVMPVTPTEIMLAKVWSMGMVVLIAAAMSLWLIVSGALNVPIGGSVALFLLGATLHLFATTSMGIFLATLARSMPQFGMLLILVLLPLQMLSGGNTPRESMPKVVQDIMLAAPTTHFVELGQAILFRGAGIGVVWVQFVALAVIGAVFFAISLRRFRRTLSSMA; encoded by the coding sequence ATGATGGCGAGCCCCTCGACCCCGCAATCGCCAACGCCAACGCCGCCGGCATCTTCGACGCCCCCCGTCGCGCCCGCGCGAACCCCGGCAAGCGCTGACAAGCCGCGCAACCCCCACGCGTGGCGGCGGCATCTGGCCAACATCTACCGGCTTGGCGTGAAAGAGCTGTGGAGTCTAGTGCGCGACCCGATGATGCTCGTGCTCATCATCTACACGTTCACGGCCTCGGTGTATTCGTCGGCCACGGCGCAGCCCGACACGCTGCATCTCGCGCCGATCGCCATCGTCGACGAAGACGCGTCACCGCTGTCCGCACGCATCGTCTCCGCGTTCTACCCGCCGCAGTTCGCGCAGCCGCGCATGATCAGCGCCGACGCCGTGGACCGGGGCATGGACGAAGGCGCCTACACCTTCGCGCTGAACATTCCGCCCAACTTTCAGGCCGACGTGCTCGCGGGCCGTCATGCGGAAGTGCAGTTGAACGTGGACGCCACGCGCATGAGTCAGGCGTTCTCGGGCAGCGGCTACGTGCAGCAGATCGTGTCGGCGGAAGTGCGGGAATTCGTCCAGCGATACCGATCAAATGCGGAGCTGCCGGTGGAGCTGGCGTTGCGCGTGCGTTTCAACCCGACGCTGGAGCGGGCGTGGTTCGGCGCGCTCATGCAGATCATCAACAACATCACGATGCTGTCGATCATCCTCACGGGGGCCGCCCTGATTCGTGAGCGAGAGCACGGCACCATCGAGCATTTGCTCGTCATGCCGGTGACACCGACCGAGATCATGCTGGCGAAAGTCTGGTCGATGGGCATGGTGGTGCTGATCGCCGCCGCCATGTCGCTCTGGCTGATCGTGAGCGGCGCGCTGAATGTGCCGATCGGCGGGTCGGTGGCACTGTTCCTGCTGGGCGCCACGCTGCACCTGTTTGCGACCACGTCGATGGGCATCTTTCTGGCGACGCTGGCCCGCTCGATGCCGCAGTTCGGCATGTTGCTGATTCTGGTACTGCTGCCGTTGCAAATGCTATCGGGCGGGAACACGCCGCGCGAAAGCATGCCGAAGGTGGTGCAGGACATCATGCTCGCAGCACCCACGACGCACTTCGTCGAGCTGGGGCAGGCGATCCTGTTCCGAGGCGCCGGGATCGGCGTCGTGTGGGTGCAGTTCGTGGCGCTGGCCGTGATTGGCGCCGTGTTCTTCGCCATCTCGCTGCGACGTTTTCGCCGCACGCTCAGTTCGATGGCTTGA